The Brassica oleracea var. oleracea cultivar TO1000 chromosome C6, BOL, whole genome shotgun sequence genomic interval AAAGTCGAGACTATCCCTGAGAATGGCGATCCTCAATTTACGACCATGGAGGATTCGAATTGGGCTTCCTGCGACGAAGGTGAAAGATCAATTTTCGAAAACAGATTGAATTACTTCGGCGGTGGCGGCGGTGGAAGTACAGTCGTGACGCAGACTGTACAGCATAACGGGTTCAGTTTCGGGAAGCTGAGGCAGAGGAACGTTAACGGGAGTAGTATCGACTCGACTAACGATGAGAGATTCTCTGAGACCTTGGCTTCTGATAAGAAGTCATACGTGGAAGAGGTAAGCTCCTCTGAGAATTTACCGTTTGAGGAAGTGCAGAATCAGTTTCCGAGAAGTGAGACTAATGGGAATGTGGTGGTGACGAGGCTTGACACTGAATCTTCTCTGGACTGGAAACAGCTTATGGCTGATGATCCTGATTGTAAGTTTCAGTCTTTTATCGTTTTTATTGGTTTACATCTATTGTTTCCTTACAATGATGATTGCCATCAGTTCTTAGTGCTGAGACGAGGTCACCTATGAAGTACTTTACGGGGGAGATTTATGGTGGGGTCTCGTTACGGAGCACAGTTGCTTCTGGGAATGATGTTGAACGGGAGAGGATATATGATATGATCTTCCGCTTGCCTTGGCGATGCGAAGTGGTGAAAACAAACACTGGCTCTCTTCTTTATCTCAGAGTGTGAACGTTCTTGGTTTAGCTACCTGTGTTATTCACATATTTAAGAATTTTAATGCAGCTTCTACACACTGGCTTTTTTGTCTGCGTCAACTCATTTCTGTCATTGTTGACTGTCATGCCAATAAGAGTCCTGCTGACATTCTGGGATGCTTTTAAGAACAGGTGAGTCACTTTCTACATTCCTTGATATATATAATTTTGTGAGGAAGTAACTTAGTAGCATTCGTGGCAGGCAGCTCAGGAGGCCTTCCTCATCGGAGCTGTCTGATCTTGCTTGTTTTCTTGTTTTGGCTTCTGGTACCATTCTTCTTGGCAGAACAGGTGCAGTATAATCTTCTTGATTTGCATAAACTTGTTATATATTTTAAGTTTAATCTATAAAAAACAGGTGTAGTGATACCATGGTTTGCATACTTTGTCACTTATCATTATCAGAATGGACTTTTCTGTTCAGCTCATCAAAGTGATGTGGAAAGGGATTCTCAAACAGTTCTCTAATTTGTTTTATTTTGACAGATATCAGCTTAATTTACCATATGATTCGTGGTCAAAGTACCATAAAACTATATGTGGTTTATAATATCTTAGAGGTAACGTAAACCCCCTTCATATCCATTCAGCTTCTGTCCGGCTTGTTCCTTCAGTCCTTCTCTATCCAATTGGTACTAATACAGATATTGTGTTTCAGATATTTGATAGACTCTGTCAAAGCTTTTGTGGAGATGTATTTGGGGCTCTGTTCAGTTCCGCAGCGGGACTGGCTGTTTCCCCTCCTGAGAAACTGAGATTTTGTACTTGGAGATTCGTTTCGGACCTGGCATTAACTATGGTTGCGTCGAATATCCTTATTACTTGATTGCTAGTTTGATTTCTGTTGACTAATTTTCACATCGTTATTCTCTTGTCTCCTTGACTGTCTCTTCACTTCTCCATTCATTCATTCTATTAGCTCAGGCAATTACGTTGTCAACTTGTATTGTTGCTCACAACAATGCCTTGTTGGCCCTTCTGGTGTCAAATAACTTTGCTGAGATCAAGAGCAGTGTCTTCAAGCGTTTCAGCAAAGACAACATTCATGGTCTAGTATATGCAGGTAAGCTTTTGCTCCATTCCCTTTCGTGGAATTTTGTATCTAACAATTATGTGCCCAATACAGCTTTGAACATCCCTTTGGGACTCTCATTCAAGCTATTAACTGGTATGATCTGGTTGTTTTACTATTTCTCTACCAGATGCAATAGAGAGATTCCACATATCAGCCTTCCTGGTGTCTGTTTTGGCTCAAAACATTCTCGAAGCTGAAGGTCCATGGCTTGGAAACTTTATCTACGTAAGTACTGATAAATTACACACGAGTCTCTATACAGGTTGCTCTTAATTAATTTTACATGGACTCTGCAGAATGCTACTATGGTCTTCTTCTGTGAGATGATGATAGACATCATCAAGCATTCATTTCTTGCCAAGTTCAATGGCATCAGACCTATAGCGTACTCTGAGTTTCTTCAAGCTCTCTGCGAGCAGGTACTGATGATATAACCTTCTTTATCTATCTTGCTGTTACATTGGCCCTATAAATTCTATTGCTGTATTGAGTGTTGCGTTAGAAACACCTATTTATCTTTTTATGGTAATCCTCTTTGTCAGACTTTGAACATCCGCCCAGAAGATAGAAAGACAAATCTCACATTCGTACCCATTGCACCCGCTTGTGTGGTATATTCTTCTTCCCTTTTGGCCAAGAAACTTATGAAGCATTTGCTTGTGATTAGTCAAAAAAATAAGTGTGTTTTTTTCTGAGGCTTCAGGTGATCAGAGTACTGACTCCAGTATATGCAGCACACTTGCCTTGTAGTCCACTCCCATGGAGAGTGATGTGGATGGTCTTTTTATTTGTCATAACATGTATAATGCTCACAAGTCTCAAAGTTCTCATCGGCATGGGACTTAGGAAACATGCAACTTGGTATATTAACAGATGCAGAAGGCGAAACTCCTCCCATCTACACAACGACTAGCCCGACTCTTAAAAACTACTGAGAATTGAAGAAAGGTTTCCATGTGGTAACACCTCAGCAGGAAAGAGTTTGCACAGGAGGAGAGTGGATCAACCGGGTTGCACTCGACTCAGATCCAGTTACATCTTTCTTTTTGGTATATGAGGATATGAGATCATCCTTGCGATCTTATACATGTTTAATATTCGATGAAGCGATTTTGGTAATTGTTAGGAAAATATGTACAAAGAGACCCCATGGATCATTTTGGCAAAGAAGAAAAGCTATCGCAGGACAAATAGCCATACTACTCTTCTTCATCACAGGACAATCTCATCCCATTTTTCTGACTTGTCTTAAAGCTTCCCATTAACCTAACATGGGATGCAAAGTGACAAAGAAAGGATCATGAATAATTAGTCTGGGTTCTCTTTTGCGATTGTTCACTGTTGAGACACGAAGCAACTAAAATCCCATAAACTCTGATCCAATACAACCGTTTTGGGATTTAAGATCAACTTTGTGATCCTTATACATATTGAATATTCGTGGAATCTATTTTAATATAGTTAGACATATGAAATATGTGTAAAGAGTGAGTTAGCTCTTCTAAAGAAAAATATTTTTTGTTTAAATCATATTTATTTTTATAATAATTCTCTTTCTGTTTTCTTAAACTAAAATATATGCACAGAGATATATATTTTCAGTATATTTTTGAGTCTGAATTATTTATTTTCTAGAATCCAAATTTGAAGGTCTGATGTTTTACCTTTTGTTTATATAGTTAAGAATTAGATATTGTAAAATTTAATAAATGTAACTGGTTTTAACAATAAAATATTAAAATACATGAGTGAGTAAATTTATGAAAAGATAAATAAAATATTAATTTAATTAAAAATAAAACTAAAAATAATAGATAAATGAGAGTATTAATTTTGTTTTTAATGTCTAAATACTTATATCAATTTTTAAATACAGAAAAGTATAAGTTCAAACAAATGAGAGAAGGTACATAAAAGCTGAAAAGTGAGAATTGGGTATGTATTGTATTTGCATGTAAATGATATTTTATAATATAATATTATAAATTTTATGTAGCTGTTTTTGTCTGTTCATTATAATTTTTTTTTTTTGGTTACTACTCATGAATTTCCTAAATAAATTTCCCGTTTTTCTAACATTAGAAAAAAAGAAAAGAAACGTCAAAATAATAATATTTCTGGTGAAGTCTCTCTCTGACTTGCAACCCTTTTTCTTCTCCAGTTGATTAGATTTCTCCCACTTTACACTTTCTCCCATTCTCCACCGCTCTGCGACAATGTCGGTAAGCTTTCTCCATTCACGCCCCCATCTTCTTCTTTTTCTTCCTTCCGTTTCTTTAGATTCGGGTCCAAGTCTATGTTTCGTCGCCTATTTTCAGATCTTATTAGATAAAAGGTTATGTTTTATTCTTTGTTTCCCCGTCAAAGTGGTGGCTTACGTTCTACTGAAAAATTTGATGAATCTGCTAAAACCATCATCAACTTTACACCGACCCTTGATCTGATGATCTTTTGAATAAAAGTCTGAGATCTCTTCACTGTGTCGGTCGGTTACCTAAAGAAAAAGAAAAAAAAAACTTTCTTCAGTTCAAAGTTTTTGTCTTTAAATCTAGTAT includes:
- the LOC106296639 gene encoding protein POLLEN DEFECTIVE IN GUIDANCE 1 → MTVRSTGRNLSFEILSSLEDDSLPPIPRSSSDPISGNDSAESSPKRRRHRKKKKKHNKVETIPENGDPQFTTMEDSNWASCDEGERSIFENRLNYFGGGGGGSTVVTQTVQHNGFSFGKLRQRNVNGSSIDSTNDERFSETLASDKKSYVEEVSSSENLPFEEVQNQFPRSETNGNVVVTRLDTESSLDWKQLMADDPDFLSAETRSPMKYFTGEIYGGVSLRSTVASGNDVERERIYDMIFRLPWRCEVLLHTGFFVCVNSFLSLLTVMPIRVLLTFWDAFKNRQLRRPSSSELSDLACFLVLASGTILLGRTDISLIYHMIRGQSTIKLYVVYNILEIFDRLCQSFCGDVFGALFSSAAGLAVSPPEKLRFCTWRFVSDLALTMVASILHSFILLAQAITLSTCIVAHNNALLALLVSNNFAEIKSSVFKRFSKDNIHGLVYADAIERFHISAFLVSVLAQNILEAEGPWLGNFIYNATMVFFCEMMIDIIKHSFLAKFNGIRPIAYSEFLQALCEQTLNIRPEDRKTNLTFVPIAPACVVIRVLTPVYAAHLPCSPLPWRVMWMVFLFVITCIMLTSLKVLIGMGLRKHATWYINRCRRRNSSHLHND